In Phragmites australis chromosome 16, lpPhrAust1.1, whole genome shotgun sequence, one DNA window encodes the following:
- the LOC133895443 gene encoding rab GTPase-activating protein 22-like, translating into MKPLRRSSTSSTSSPRAHSSSWMHLRSLLLVSSSSSSVSSLAASGSSAAESSDSASASLAAASSPSSLAPSSPNLDRGGIKSPWSQRKRKRALSCQHWNRLFSANGKLRDGGRKFLKKVRSGGIEPDIRAEVWPFLLVYDLNSSEEDRNTINIKKRKEYEKLRQQCHRILNCYKGNGLNVINEFINEDFSDGAEGSESPYSEGVSTRASVLPKELKSIGNKAEESESDNWDTVECMDEDTSELTYVDPCMAESESSDSESSYEEDPDRTPVSTNMEENCDPKPKFVGSASSKSDLFLSDKTPEDFATWQRIIRVDAIRANTEWALFARNQAEVSKEKALQSAISVGLKDYDHLEPYMIYHAARLVALLEAYALYDPEIGYCQGMSDLLSPIIAVMEEDHEAFWCFVGFMRKARHNFRLDEVGIRRQLKTVSQIIKRKDSHLYRHLQKLQIEDCFFLYRMVVVLFRRELSFEQTVCLWEVMWADQAAIRAGIGRSTWARIRLHAPPTDDLLLYAIAACVLQRRKLIIEKYSSTDEILRECNSMAGHLDVWKLLDDAHHLVVNLHDKI; encoded by the exons ATGAAGCCCCTGCGGCGATCCAGCACCTCGTCGACGTCGTCGCCGAGGGCGCATTCTTCTTCGTGGATGCACCTCCGGTCTCTTCTCCTCGTTtcctcatcgtcctcgtcgGTCTCCTCTCTGGCGGCGTCGGGGAGTTCGGCAGCGGAGAGTTCGGATTCAGCGTCGGCGTCACTGGCGGCAGCCTCCTCCCCGTCATCGCTGGCGCCTTCCTCTCCGAACCTGGACCG AGGTGGAATTAAATCTCCATGgtctcaaagaaaaagaaaacgagCACTTTCTTGTCAACACTGGAATCGTCTATTTTCGGCAAACGGGAAGCTTCGTGATGGGGGAAGAAAGTTTCTAAAGAAAGTTCGCAGTGGG GGAATTGAACCTGACATCAGGGCTGAAGTTTGGCCATTTCTACTTGT TTATGATTTGAATAGTTCTGAAGAGGACAGGAATACCATCAATATAAAGAAAAG GAAAGAATATGAAAAGCTGAGGCAACAGTGCCATCGCATATTGAATTGCTACAAGGGAAATGGGCTTAATGTTATAAATGAGTTCATTAATGAGGATTTTTCTGATGGGGCTGAGGGATCAGAGTCACCTTATTCTGAAGGTGTTAGTACGAGGGCTTCTGTGTTGCCCAAAGAATTGAAATCTATAGGCAACAAGGCAGAAGAATCAGAGAGTGATAACTGGGATACTGTGGAATGCATGGATGAAGATACAAGTGAGTTAACATATGTTGATCCATGTATGGCAGAATCAGAATCGTCTGACTCTGAGTCTTCCTACGAAGAGGACCCTGACAGAACACCCGTTTCTACCAATATGGAAGAGAACTGTGATCCCAAACCAAAATTTGTCGGGAGCGCCTCATCTAAGTCGGACCTTTTTCTATCTGACAAAACACCAGAGGATTTTGCCACATGGCAGCGCATTATACGTGTAGATGCTATCCGGGCAAATACAGAATGGGCTCTATTTGCCCGTAACCAGGCTGAAGTCTCTAAGGAAAAAGCACTGCAATCTGCAATATCTGTTGGGTTGAAAGATTATGACCATTTAGAGCCTTACATGATTTATCATGCTGCACGATTAGTTGCATTGCTTGAGGCATATGCACTCTATGATCCAGAGATTGGCTACTGTCAAGGAATGAGTGATCTCTTGTCACCAATAATTGCAGTGATGGAGGAAGATCATGAAGCATTTTGGTGCTTTGTGGGTTTCATGAGGAAAGCGAGGCACAACTTTAGGCTTGATGAGGTTGGAATAAGAAGACAGCTGAAGACTGTCTCGCAGATCATCAAGCGCAAGGACTCGCACCTCTATAGGCACCTGCAGAAACTTCAGATTGAGGACTGCTTCTTTCTGTACAGAATGGTGGTAGTTCTCTTCAGGAGGGAGCTAAGTTTTGAGCAGACTGTGTGTTTGTGGGAGGTCATGTGGGCTGACCAGGCCGCTATTCGAGCTGGGATTGGAAGGTCCACTTGGGCTAGGATAAGGCTTCATGCCCCTCCAACCGACGACTTGTTGCTCTATGCTATTGCGGCCTGCGTCTTGCAGAGGAGGAAACTGATAATTGAGAAGTACAGCAGTACGGATGAGATACTGCGGGAGTGCAATAGCATGGCTGGGCACCTAGATGTCTGGAAGCTTCTAGATGATGCACATCACTTGGTTGTTAACCTTCATGACAAAATCTGA
- the LOC133896514 gene encoding cytochrome P450 78A9-like — MAPSDNNHGWLLYLSLAAKCDDPHRLLGFAAVFIVACVVTSLLHWASPGGPAWGRYWWTRKGGLGIGAPIPGPRGLPVVGSMELMTGLAHRKLAAAGGHARRRLMAFSLGETRVVVTADPDVARELLASAAFANRPIKESAYGLLFHRAIGFAPHGAYWRSLRRVASAHLFSPRQVAASAAQRAAIARQMVDAMKRAAAGPIVARRFLKRASLHNVMWSVFGRRYELQAESEEATELKNLVDEGYDLLGQLNWSDHLPWLARFDLQKTRARCSALVPRVNRFVSRIIDEHRARLALGGDAVMDFTDVLLSLHGSDKLSDSDMVAVLWEMIFRGTDTVAVVIEWVLARLVLHQDVQRRVHEELDRVVGPGQTVTESDTASLVYLQAVIKEVLRLHPPGPLLSWARLATSDVHVGGYLVPAGTTAMVNMWAITHDPTVWADPTEFRPERFMGPLDRADEFPITGSDLRLAPFGSGRRSCPGKSLAMATVGFWIATLLHELEWLPPSDDPHPHGVDLSEVLRLSCEMAAPLAAKLRPRRAA, encoded by the exons ATGGCGCCGTCTGACAACAACCACGGCTGGCTGCTGTACCTCTCACTGGCTGCCAAATGCGACGACCCTCACCGCCTGCTCGGCTTCGCCGCGGTTTTCATCGTTGCCTGCGTCGTCACGTCGCTCCTGCACTGGGCGTCCCCGGGCGGCCCCGCGTGGGGCAGGTACTGGTGGACGAGGAAGGGTGGTCTGGGCATTGGCGCCCCCATCCCGGGGCCTCGGGGACTGCCGGTGGTCGGCAGCATGGAGCTCATGACCGGCCTGGCGCACCGGAAGctcgcggcggcgggcggccaTGCCAGGCGCAGGCTGATGGCGTTCTCCCTCGGCGAGACCCGGGTCGTGGTGACCGCCGACCCGGATGTGGCGAGGGAGCTGCTCGCCAGCGCGGCCTTCGCCAACCGCCCCATCAAGGAGTCCGCGTACGGGCTCCTGTTCCACCGCGCCATCGGGTTCGCCCCGCACGGCGCGTACTGGCGCTCGCTCCGCCGCGTCGCGTCGGCGCATCTCTTCTCCCCGCGCCAGGTCGCGGCCTCCGCCGCGCAGCGTGCCGCGATCGCGCGCCAGATGGTGGACGCCATGAAAAGGGCCGCCGCCGGCCCCATCGTGGCGCGGAGGTTCCTGAAGCGCGCCTCGCTGCACAACGTGATGTGGTCGGTGTTCGGCCGGAGGTACGAGCTGCAGGCGgagagcgaggaggccacggaGCTGAAGAACCTGGTTGACGAAGGCTACGACCTCCTCGGCCAGCTCAACTGGTCCGACCACCTCCCCTGGCTCGCCCGCTTTGACCTGCAAAAGACCCGGGCCAGGTGCTCGGCCCTCGTCCCACGGGTGAACCGCTTCGTGAGCCGGATCATCGACGAGCACCGTGCccggctcgccctcggaggcgACGCCGTCATGGACTTCACCGACGTCCTGCTCTCCCTCCATGGCAGCGACAAGCTCTCCGACTCCGACATGGTCGCCGTTCTCTGG GAGATGATCTTTCGAGGCACTGACACGGTGGCAGTTGTGATCGAGTGGGTGCTGGCCCGGCTGGTGCTGCACCAGGACGTGCAGCGCAGGGTCCACGAGGAGCTGGACCGGGTGGTCGGGCCGGGCCAGACCGTGACAGAGTCGGACACCGCCTCGCTTGTCTACCTCCAGGCGGTCATCAAAGAAGTGCTGCGCCTGCACCCTCCGGGCCCACTGCTTTCGTGGGCCCGGCTCGCCACGTCGGATGTACACGTGGGCGGGTACCTTGTACCCGCCGGGACCACCGCCATGGTGAACATGTGGGCCATCACCCATGACCCGACCGTTTGGGCTGATCCAACAGAGTTCAGACCCGAGAGGTTCATGGGCCCACTGGATCGGGCCGACGAGTTCCCAATAACGGGTTCGGATCTCCGGCTCGCACCGTTCGGTTCAGGCAGGCGGAGCTGTCCCGGCAAGTCACTCGCAATGGCTACCGTCGGGTTCTGGATCGCCACCCTGTTACACGAGTTGGAGTGGTTGCCACCATCCGACGACCCGCACCCGCACGGAGTCGACCTGTCCGAAGTGCTAAGGCTGTCATGTGAGATGGCTGCCCCGCTGGCGGCGAAGCTGAGGCCACGTCGTGCTGCGTGA